From Microbacterium croceum, a single genomic window includes:
- a CDS encoding DedA family protein, with amino-acid sequence MDDLLLWMFDVVQSIDPVTRTLIAGVAVLLETSVLIGLIVPGDTIVIIASMGVATPVEGLFMVLAVVIGALIGESIGFVLGRWLGPRIRVSWLGRRIGEHNWVRAERYLERRGGVAIFLSRFLPVLHSLVPLTVGMSGYSYRRFLAWTAPACLLWATAYVSVTSLAAGGFRELVDRVHFAGYIFVGVIALFLLLIFLGKKLLTRLESRHLDAPDAEHESDVKD; translated from the coding sequence GTGGATGACCTGCTGCTGTGGATGTTCGACGTCGTGCAGTCCATCGATCCGGTCACCCGCACCCTGATCGCCGGTGTCGCGGTGCTCCTGGAGACGAGCGTGCTCATCGGTCTCATCGTCCCCGGTGACACGATCGTCATCATCGCCTCGATGGGCGTCGCGACTCCTGTCGAGGGTCTGTTCATGGTGCTCGCCGTGGTGATCGGCGCCTTGATCGGCGAGAGCATCGGCTTCGTGCTCGGGCGTTGGCTCGGTCCGCGTATCCGCGTGTCCTGGCTCGGACGCCGCATCGGCGAGCACAACTGGGTCAGAGCCGAGCGCTATCTGGAGCGCAGGGGCGGGGTCGCGATCTTCCTCTCCCGCTTCCTTCCCGTGCTGCACTCCCTGGTTCCTCTCACGGTCGGGATGAGCGGCTACTCCTATCGGCGGTTCCTCGCCTGGACGGCACCCGCCTGTCTGCTGTGGGCGACCGCCTATGTCTCGGTGACGTCTCTCGCCGCCGGCGGATTCCGTGAGCTGGTGGATCGGGTGCACTTCGCCGGGTACATCTTCGTCGGCGTCATCGCCCTGTTCCTGCTGCTGATCTTCCTCGGCAAGAAGCTCCTGACGCGGCTCGAGTCGCGTCATCTGGACGCACCCGACGCGGAACACGAGAGCGACGTGAAAGACTGA
- a CDS encoding App1 family protein yields the protein MASAPPAPRIHWFARLEHRLHVWREGRARRRGRTATIVPFPGYGGPGWVRVVGRVLIVPAQRRTKDGELASVRGWRSFVGIPVSFAAVDVHIGDTTHHVVADRGGVVDTRISADLEPGWQTFTISVEGQEPVEARAFIVAESTNFGVVSDVDDTVMVTALPRPFIAFWNSFVLDEHARIPVPGMAVLLDQLLRQHPGAPMVYLSTGAWNVAPTLWRFLGRHLFPAGSMLLTDWGPTHDRWFRSGREHKLTNLRRLAAEFPDVKWLLIGDDGQHDESIYTQFMDEHPESVAGVAIRRLLPAEAVLAGGRAGREPHSEDTAPWVSAEDGAGLRDLLGEAGILH from the coding sequence ATGGCTTCCGCACCCCCGGCGCCCCGAATCCACTGGTTCGCCCGTCTTGAACACCGCCTCCACGTGTGGCGCGAAGGTCGAGCGCGCCGTCGTGGCCGCACGGCGACGATCGTGCCGTTCCCCGGTTACGGCGGTCCTGGCTGGGTCCGCGTGGTGGGGCGCGTGCTGATCGTCCCCGCGCAGCGTCGCACCAAGGACGGCGAGCTGGCGAGTGTGCGGGGTTGGCGCAGCTTCGTCGGCATCCCGGTGAGCTTCGCGGCCGTCGACGTGCACATCGGCGATACCACCCACCACGTGGTCGCCGACCGCGGCGGGGTGGTCGATACCCGGATCTCCGCAGACCTGGAGCCCGGCTGGCAGACCTTCACGATCTCGGTCGAGGGCCAGGAGCCCGTCGAGGCGCGGGCGTTCATCGTCGCCGAGTCCACGAACTTCGGTGTGGTGTCGGATGTCGATGACACCGTGATGGTCACGGCACTTCCCCGTCCGTTCATCGCGTTCTGGAACTCCTTCGTGCTCGACGAGCACGCACGCATTCCGGTGCCGGGCATGGCCGTGCTGCTGGATCAGCTGCTCCGCCAGCACCCTGGTGCCCCCATGGTCTACCTCTCCACGGGAGCCTGGAACGTCGCCCCCACGCTCTGGCGCTTCCTCGGACGGCATCTGTTCCCCGCCGGCTCCATGCTCCTCACCGACTGGGGTCCCACGCACGACCGCTGGTTCCGCAGCGGCCGCGAACACAAGCTCACGAACCTGCGCCGCCTCGCTGCCGAGTTCCCCGACGTGAAGTGGCTGCTGATCGGCGACGACGGACAGCACGACGAGTCCATCTACACGCAGTTCATGGACGAGCATCCCGAATCCGTCGCCGGGGTCGCCATCCGTCGCCTGCTCCCCGCCGAAGCCGTGCTGGCCGGTGGCCGTGCCGGACGAGAGCCGCACTCCGAAGACACCGCGCCGTGGGTGAGTGCGGAAGACGGCGCCGGCCTGCGCGATCTGCTCGGCGAGGCCGGCATCCTGCACTGA
- a CDS encoding 3-methyladenine DNA glycosylase, which produces MALSRAEWHLREIAHQERADALTADHRARSQRGEKHPVWDFLFTYYSYKPAQLRRWHPGAGVELEDAPERTGWRWYSPGAAAGGVVPDAASFAREKADLAGLVERMLRRTASRPGQFGCFGLHEWAMVYQADELRHSVPLRLGKAGTDAVVENHDLRCTHFDAFRFFTPEAVPRNRTALTREDQPLFEQPGCLHAGMDLYKWATKLGPLVRGELLLDAFELARDIRLLDMEAAPYDLSPWGVTPVPIETAEGKAEYVRRQRVFADRGAALRTALLESWLGTPVSAT; this is translated from the coding sequence ATGGCACTCTCACGCGCCGAGTGGCACCTCAGGGAGATCGCCCATCAAGAGCGAGCGGATGCACTGACGGCAGACCATCGAGCGCGCTCGCAGCGCGGCGAGAAGCACCCCGTCTGGGACTTCCTGTTCACGTACTACAGCTACAAGCCCGCGCAGCTGCGGCGCTGGCATCCCGGTGCCGGAGTCGAGCTGGAGGATGCCCCGGAGCGTACCGGGTGGCGATGGTACTCCCCCGGTGCCGCTGCCGGCGGCGTCGTGCCAGACGCGGCCTCGTTCGCCAGAGAGAAGGCCGACCTCGCGGGGCTGGTGGAGCGGATGCTCCGGCGCACGGCCTCCAGGCCGGGACAGTTCGGCTGCTTCGGGCTGCACGAGTGGGCGATGGTCTATCAGGCCGACGAACTGCGCCACTCGGTTCCCCTGCGGCTCGGGAAGGCCGGAACGGATGCCGTGGTCGAGAACCACGACCTGCGCTGCACCCACTTCGACGCCTTCCGGTTCTTCACCCCGGAGGCCGTGCCACGCAACCGCACCGCGCTGACCCGTGAAGACCAGCCGCTGTTCGAGCAGCCCGGATGCCTGCACGCCGGAATGGACCTGTACAAGTGGGCGACGAAGCTCGGACCTCTCGTGCGCGGTGAGCTGCTGCTGGACGCATTCGAGCTCGCGCGGGACATCCGCCTGCTCGACATGGAGGCCGCGCCCTACGATCTCTCCCCCTGGGGAGTCACCCCGGTGCCGATCGAGACCGCCGAGGGAAAGGCCGAGTACGTGCGTCGGCAGCGGGTCTTCGCCGACCGTGGCGCTGCCCTGCGCACGGCGCTGCTGGAGTCGTGGCTCGGCACCCCGGTCAGCGCGACCTGA
- a CDS encoding glycoside hydrolase family 3 N-terminal domain-containing protein: MNGRRAVVAAGLGLVVLAAASAPAAALASTAPRVATAAASTPSTGPSARAAEIVAQMTTAEQAASIVMGHVAGTDPADLHAYMESGLGGFILMGTNIPASEVELQTLTAALAVDPAFPPLVAVDQEGGIVSRLVGDDYPASTTLKDLPVSDTAAGFAARGSLVARAGITVNFGTVADVTADPGSFIYGRALGTDPAGAAERVAAATTVQEQFLGSTLKHFPGHGAAPGDSHHAIPSTGMGVEEWRAADAVPFAAGIDAGASLLMFGHLAYTAVDAAPASMSATWHEIAREQLGFDGVAVTDDLGMLTSSGVPAYADPIANAVTAVSAGNDLVLMIAGSTRETAGQMAAAIAAAVDAGALPPERLEDAATRVMALRLQLSSATSAWTVCPDCAPAD, encoded by the coding sequence GTGAACGGGCGGCGTGCAGTGGTGGCGGCGGGCCTGGGGCTCGTCGTGCTGGCTGCGGCGTCGGCTCCGGCTGCCGCGCTCGCCAGCACGGCGCCCCGTGTGGCGACCGCCGCGGCATCGACACCGAGCACAGGGCCTTCAGCGCGCGCGGCCGAGATCGTGGCGCAGATGACCACCGCCGAGCAGGCGGCGAGCATCGTGATGGGGCATGTCGCCGGCACGGACCCCGCAGATCTGCACGCCTACATGGAAAGCGGTCTCGGGGGTTTCATCCTGATGGGTACCAACATCCCGGCCTCTGAAGTCGAGCTGCAGACGCTCACGGCCGCGCTCGCGGTCGACCCTGCGTTTCCACCCCTGGTCGCGGTCGACCAGGAGGGCGGCATCGTCTCTCGGCTCGTCGGGGATGACTACCCGGCATCCACGACGCTCAAGGATCTGCCCGTCAGCGACACTGCCGCGGGGTTCGCCGCGCGAGGCTCGTTGGTCGCCCGCGCGGGGATCACGGTGAACTTCGGCACCGTCGCCGATGTCACCGCCGACCCGGGTTCGTTCATCTACGGGCGTGCGCTGGGGACGGATCCGGCGGGTGCCGCGGAACGCGTCGCGGCCGCGACGACCGTGCAGGAGCAGTTCCTCGGGTCTACCCTCAAGCACTTCCCCGGCCATGGTGCCGCCCCCGGAGACTCGCATCACGCGATCCCCTCCACCGGGATGGGCGTCGAGGAGTGGCGGGCTGCCGACGCCGTGCCGTTCGCCGCGGGAATCGACGCCGGAGCATCGTTGCTGATGTTCGGCCACCTGGCGTACACCGCGGTCGATGCAGCACCCGCGTCGATGTCGGCGACCTGGCACGAGATCGCTCGTGAGCAGCTGGGGTTCGACGGCGTCGCCGTGACTGACGACCTCGGCATGCTGACGTCGTCGGGCGTGCCCGCGTATGCCGACCCGATCGCCAACGCCGTCACTGCCGTCTCGGCGGGGAACGATCTGGTGCTGATGATCGCCGGCTCGACGAGAGAGACGGCCGGTCAGATGGCCGCGGCGATCGCTGCGGCGGTCGATGCCGGGGCTCTTCCGCCGGAGCGGCTGGAAGATGCGGCCACCCGCGTCATGGCATTGCGGCTGCAGCTGTCGTCGGCGACCTCCGCGTGGACGGTGTGTCCCGACTGCGCACCCGCGGACTGA
- a CDS encoding SDR family oxidoreductase codes for MSRIIVFGGHGRIALLLAPLLVARGDEVTAIIRNPAHTEEVEAGGAKALVADVEQMNVDAIADVIRGHDAVVWSAGAGGGSPERTYAVDRDAAIRSMDASGRAGVRRYVMVSWLGSTADHGVPPEDSFFAYADAKWAADEHLRSRSLDGTILAPGTLTFDEPTGRIQIDPDGRGAVARADVAAVIAAALVEPCTIGRTIRFGNGDAESSEPIADAIGC; via the coding sequence ATGTCCCGCATCATCGTGTTCGGTGGACACGGCCGTATCGCCCTGCTTCTTGCACCGCTCCTGGTAGCACGTGGCGACGAGGTGACGGCGATCATCCGCAATCCAGCACACACCGAGGAGGTGGAGGCGGGCGGGGCGAAGGCTCTCGTGGCCGACGTCGAGCAGATGAATGTCGATGCGATCGCCGACGTCATCCGCGGCCACGATGCCGTGGTGTGGTCTGCGGGAGCCGGAGGGGGCTCGCCGGAGCGCACCTACGCCGTCGACCGCGATGCGGCGATCCGCTCCATGGACGCGAGCGGGCGAGCAGGTGTGCGTCGCTACGTGATGGTGTCCTGGCTCGGCTCCACGGCCGACCATGGCGTGCCGCCGGAGGACTCCTTCTTCGCCTACGCCGATGCCAAGTGGGCGGCGGACGAGCATCTGCGCAGCCGGTCGCTCGACGGTACGATCCTCGCTCCGGGCACGCTGACCTTCGACGAGCCGACCGGGCGGATCCAGATCGACCCGGATGGGCGCGGGGCCGTCGCGCGCGCGGATGTGGCCGCGGTGATCGCTGCCGCGCTGGTCGAGCCCTGCACGATCGGTCGCACCATCCGCTTCGGCAACGGAGATGCCGAGTCCTCCGAGCCCATCGCCGACGCGATCGGCTGTTGA